In Harpia harpyja isolate bHarHar1 chromosome 12, bHarHar1 primary haplotype, whole genome shotgun sequence, a single window of DNA contains:
- the GHSR gene encoding growth hormone secretagogue receptor type 1, translating to MRSPRAARMREGNAGGRGGENGTGTEPPPQLFPAAVLTGITVACVVLFVIGIVGNLLTVLVVSRFRDMRTTTNFYLSSMAFSDLLIFLCMPLDLFRLWQYRPWNFGDLLCKLFQFVSESCTYSTILNITALSVERYVAICFPLRAKVIITKGKVKLVILFLWAVSFISAGPIFVLVGVEHENGTNPLSTNECRATEYAVRSGLLTIMVWTSSIFFFLPVFCLTVLYSLIGRKLWRRKRKNIGPNAVIRDKNNKQTVKMLVVVVFAFILCWLPFHVGRYLFSKSFEAGSLEIAVISQYCNLVSFVLFYLSAAINPILYNIMSKKYRVAACQLFGLKPLPKKRLSSTKQESLRVWTEPSVTT from the exons ATGCGCAGCCCGCGGGCGGCAAGGATGCGGGAGGGGAACGCGGGAGGGCGCGGAGGGGAGAACGGGACGGGGACCGAGCCGCCGCCGCAGCTTTTCCCCGCGGCCGTGCTCACCGGCATCACCGTCGCCTGCGTCGTCCTCTTCGTCATCGGGATCGTCGGCAACCTGCTGACCGTGCTGGTGGTGTCGAGGTTTCGGGACATGAGGACCACCACCAACTTCTACCTGTCCAGCATGGCCTTCTCCGACCTGCTCATCTTCCTCTGCATGCCCCTGGACCTCTTTCGCCTCTGGCAGTACCGGCCCTGGAACTTCGGGGACCTCCTCTGCAAGCTCTTCCAGTTCGTCAGCGAGAGCTGCACCTACTCCACCATCCTCAACATCACCGCCCTCAGCGTGGAGCGGTACGTCGCCATCTGCTTCCCCCTCCGAGCCAAAGTCATCATCACCAAGGGGAAGGTCAAGCTGGTCATCCTCTTCCTCTGGGCCGTCTCCTTCATTAGCGCCGGACCCATCTTCGTCTTGGTGGGGGTCGAGCACGAGAACGGCACGAACCCCCTGAGCACCAACGAGTGCCGAGCCACGGAGTACGCCGTCCGCTCGGGGCTCCTCACCATCATGGTCTGGACCTCCAGCATCTTCTTCTTCCTGCCCGTGTTTTGCCTGACCGTGCTGTACAGCCTCATCGGGAGGAAGCtctggaggagaaagagaaagaacatcGGTCCAAACGCTGTCATCAGGGATAAGAACAACAAGCAAACCGTGAAAATGTTAG ttgtggTGGTATTTGCTTTCATACTCTGCTGGTTGCCTTTTCACGTAGGACGATACTTATTTTCCAAATCCTTTGAAGCTGGATCCTTGGAGATAGCAGTGATCAGCCAGTACTGCAACCTGGTGTCCTTTGTCCTCTTCTACCTTAGCGCAGCCATCAACCCCATCCTCTACAACATCATGTCCAAGAAGTACCGAGTCGCCGCTTGCCAGCTGTTTGGACTCAAACCCCTTCCAAAGAAAAGACTCTCCAGCACAAAGCAAGAAAGTTTGCGCGTTTGGACAGAACCCAGCGTTACTACATGA